One part of the Mailhella massiliensis genome encodes these proteins:
- the rplW gene encoding 50S ribosomal protein L23: protein MDYTKILLRPVVTEKATALREEGVYAFFVDPKANRIEIGKAVEEAFKVKVTNVNVITVKPRRRVRQGRVKGRIPGYRKAYVTLAADNKIDFFEGV from the coding sequence ATGGATTACACGAAAATTCTTCTTCGGCCCGTGGTGACCGAAAAGGCTACCGCCCTTCGTGAAGAAGGCGTGTACGCCTTCTTCGTCGACCCCAAGGCCAACAGGATCGAGATCGGTAAGGCAGTGGAAGAAGCCTTCAAGGTCAAGGTCACCAATGTCAATGTCATTACGGTCAAGCCGCGCCGTCGCGTGCGTCAGGGCCGCGTGAAGGGTCGCATTCCGGGCTATCGCAAGGCCTATGTCACCCTCGCCGCTGACAACAAAATCG
- the rplD gene encoding 50S ribosomal protein L4: protein MAVMKVYDQNKQEAGEVTLAPEVFEVEVRPEILNLVVRAYRAAQRAGTHAAKTRAFVSGGGKKPFKQKGTGNARQGSNRSPIMRGGAIIFGPQPRDYSFKVNKKVRALALRMALSSRVADGLMVVKGIELAEAKTKLFAGVAKNLGLTKALVVAAPEENGVNPTLALAARNLPGITLVTPDAVTVYDVLNCKQLVVLEGALPHLEERLK from the coding sequence ATGGCTGTTATGAAAGTTTACGATCAGAACAAGCAGGAAGCCGGGGAAGTCACCCTCGCTCCCGAAGTGTTCGAAGTCGAAGTGAGGCCGGAGATTCTGAACCTTGTGGTTCGTGCCTATCGCGCCGCCCAGCGTGCCGGTACTCACGCCGCCAAGACCCGCGCCTTCGTGTCCGGCGGCGGCAAGAAGCCCTTCAAGCAGAAGGGCACTGGTAATGCGCGTCAGGGTTCCAATCGCTCCCCCATCATGCGTGGCGGCGCGATCATTTTCGGACCTCAGCCGCGTGACTACAGCTTCAAGGTCAACAAGAAGGTGCGCGCTCTGGCTCTGCGCATGGCTCTTTCCTCCCGCGTGGCCGACGGCCTCATGGTGGTGAAGGGCATTGAACTTGCCGAAGCCAAGACGAAGCTCTTCGCCGGCGTCGCCAAGAACCTTGGTCTCACCAAGGCCCTCGTGGTGGCCGCTCCCGAAGAAAACGGCGTGAATCCCACGCTGGCTCTCGCCGCCCGCAACCTCCCCGGCATCACCCTTGTCACTCCCGACGCTGTCACTGTGTACGATGTGCTCAACTGCAAGCAGCTCGTGGTTCTGGAAGGTGCTCTGCCCCACCTGGAAGAGAGACTGAAGTAG
- the rplC gene encoding 50S ribosomal protein L3 — translation MSEKMGIIGRKLGMTRIFADDGSAVAVTVVKAGPCPVTQVKTVEKDGYNALQIAFEEVAEKKVTKALRGHFAKAGVAPCREVREIRLAEPASVEVGQVLTAEVFAAGDTVKVTGTSIGKGYQGVMRRWNFHGMDDGHGDEKVHRSGGSIGNNTFPGHVFKGKKMAGQWGAERVTQQGLKIVEVRPEDNVILIKGAVPGPKNGLVLVRKQ, via the coding sequence ATGTCTGAAAAAATGGGTATTATTGGACGAAAGCTGGGCATGACCCGTATTTTCGCCGACGACGGCAGCGCTGTTGCCGTTACCGTGGTCAAGGCAGGTCCCTGCCCCGTGACCCAGGTAAAGACGGTGGAAAAGGACGGCTACAACGCTCTTCAGATCGCCTTTGAAGAAGTGGCTGAAAAGAAGGTGACCAAGGCTCTGCGCGGTCACTTCGCCAAGGCCGGCGTGGCTCCCTGCCGCGAGGTCCGCGAGATCCGTCTCGCCGAACCGGCCTCCGTTGAAGTCGGCCAGGTGCTCACCGCCGAAGTGTTCGCCGCCGGCGACACCGTGAAGGTGACGGGTACCAGCATTGGTAAAGGTTATCAGGGCGTTATGCGCCGTTGGAACTTCCATGGCATGGACGATGGCCATGGCGACGAAAAGGTGCATCGTTCCGGTGGTTCCATCGGTAACAACACCTTCCCGGGCCATGTGTTCAAGGGCAAGAAGATGGCCGGTCAGTGGGGCGCCGAACGCGTCACGCAGCAGGGCCTGAAGATCGTGGAAGTTCGCCCCGAGGATAACGTCATCCTTATCAAGGGTGCCGTGCCCGGACCGAAGAACGGTCTGGTGCTGGTGCGCAAGCAGTAG
- the rpsJ gene encoding 30S ribosomal protein S10 has product MTTVGSDRIRIKLKAYDYRILDKAVAEIVDTARNTGAGVAGPIPLPTNIHKYTIQRSVHVDKKSREQFEMRVHKRLMDILDPTQQTVDALGKLSLPAGVDVEIKL; this is encoded by the coding sequence ATGACGACAGTTGGCAGTGATCGTATCCGTATCAAGCTTAAGGCTTACGATTACCGCATCCTGGACAAGGCTGTGGCGGAAATCGTGGACACGGCGCGCAATACCGGCGCCGGTGTGGCTGGGCCTATTCCTCTGCCCACCAACATTCACAAGTACACGATTCAGCGCTCGGTCCATGTGGACAAGAAGTCCCGTGAACAGTTCGAGATGAGGGTCCACAAGCGCCTTATGGACATCCTCGACCCCACGCAGCAGACCGTGGACGCTCTGGGCAAGCTTTCCTTGCCCGCCGGCGTGGATGTGGAAATTAAGCTCTAG